The following are encoded together in the Equus quagga isolate Etosha38 chromosome 1, UCLA_HA_Equagga_1.0, whole genome shotgun sequence genome:
- the LOC124249020 gene encoding NKG2-D type II integral membrane protein-like, which produces MTSDLSPEWTSNHNYMMGSVRDRWAHHSTEMSECHNYNFELAKTSTSTQWEKRRLTLTTSKCGENSSPFFLARSIAVAMAIRFIVMVMICSAVIINSLFNQEAPISLKESYCGPCPKNWICYRNNCYQFSNESKSWTQSQASCMSQNSSLLKIYSREDQDFFRLLKSYHWLGLVQNPANGSWQWEDGSILSPNQLTMVEMQNGTCAVYGSSFKGYTENCLTPNTYICMQRIL; this is translated from the exons ATGACTTCGGATTTATCTCCGGAGTGGACGAGCAATCATAATTATATGATGGGGTCGGTCCGAGATCGGTGGGCCCATCACAGCACAG AGATGAGTGAATGCCATAATTATAACTTTGAGCTGGCAAAGACTAGTACTTCTACAcaatgggaaaagagaagacttACATTAACCACAAGCAAATGTGGAGAAAATT cATCTCCATTTTTCCTTGCCCGTTCCATTGCTGTAGCTATGGCGATCCGTTTCATTGTAATGGTAATGATATGTAGTGCCGTAATCATAAATT CATTATTCAATCAAGAAGCTCCAATTTCTTTGAAAG AAAGTTACTGTGGCCCATGTCCTAAAAACTGGATATGTTACAGAAATAACTGCTACCAATTTTCTAATGAGAGCAAAAGCTGGACCCAGAGTCAAGCTTCTTGTATGTCTCAAAATTCCAGTCTCCTGAAGATTTACAGCAGAGAGGACCAG GATTTCTTTAGATTGCTGAAGTCATATCATTGGCTGGGACTAGTACAAAATCCAGCAAATGGATCTTGGCAGTGGGAAGATGGCTCCATTCTCTCACCCAACCA ACTAACAATGGTTGAAATGCAGAATGGAACCTGTGCAGTTTATGGCTCAAGTTTTAAAGGTTATACAGAAAACTGTTTAACTCCAAACACATACATCTGCATGCAGaggattttataa